The DNA window TCTACTACCTATATATTAGAACAAGACTAATAATTTAGCCAGTTGTTGGCTATATGTTGTTGCCATGTCATCCTAAATCAATCTTAATAGCCAGCCCATATAATAAGTCTGGTTGTATACGTAGACTTCACTATTAATACTTGATGTATCTTCCTTCCCTCGTTGTCTCACCAAGTTTATTGAAGTCCGTGTTGCAGCCGCGTGAGAGCAGGCTGTAAACTTGCAGCCCGCtcctcttttcttccttccaCTTCAGCACAAATATGATGCGACACTTCGTTTAGCACATCTATATCATCTTACAATACTTGCTCGCGTAAATTTCCGTGCAATGTTGTAGAAAATTAAACTATTCGGCTGCATGCTCTCCTTTCACAAGGTGCATTCCACTTCGTTGTGAGTTCAAGATTTTCACAAACAATTACATGTTATCTTTTTAATGAGCGAGCCAGAAGAGCTGCTGACTTTTATTAAAAAGAAGAACAGGAACAAATTTATTAGTTTTCATTTATATGATGCAAAACtgcaataataataataatacgATAATTAATTAAGTTGCCCTAACGTCAGATATTCAAAGCCGGGTGTTGGAGTATAATAAAGCAATTTGAGAATTTGAATGGAGATCTTGTGGTGCAGAAGCGTGTGTAGTACGGTGGCTAGCAGTTGACAGATTCCCTCCCGGTTCATTCTTTCATCATGCCGTCATGTGGTGATTGCAGGAAGGAGCTCGATCGCATGGCTGGTGCCATCCCGTCCGTTGGTTGCGTGACGGATGCACGGGAGTGACGGGTCGGACGGACGCGAGACCGGCAACGGTTGGAAACGCCGGTGACGTGCCGGGAATATAACCACGTTGAACGCACGACGTAGGCCGGCCGGctgaccaccaccaccaccaccaggctGCACAGCACGGAGAGCGAGGGTGATCGACGGCGTTACTCCAGCAGAGGGCGAGCTTGGCGTTGCGCGGGGATCGAGAGAGAGGGGCGGGCGGGGCCCGGTGGGTCAAACGGCCGGGCGGCTGCTGACGAAGCCGCGGGACGTCGCGCTGTCGGCTGGCTGTCGGCCCAGCTTAGGTGGCCGGGCGCCGTCATCGGTCAGTCCGGCACTCCGGCCCCACCGTGGCATGGAGATGCCCCTCCTGCTAGCTGGTTGGTTCGCCTGCGCACCGGCCCGGCCGGCCCGCCGGCGTGGTTCCGATGAGATGATGATGTCACGACCGCCGTATGCATTGATCATCGACACACCTAGAGCACCATCAAGATGCGCATCATCACCCTGCGCATATGTTTGTGCTACCACaacaagctagctagctaggctcGTAACCGAGACGAGACCAGGTCGTGTGTCGTGTCATGCAACGGCCGTTGCTTGATCTCCGGTAAACAGCGCCAGATCGATAGCCAGCCACCGCCGGAAGACGGTGATGCGggccctccctccctccctttgGCATTTGCCTCTGAGCCTTTCCTCCCGGCGCTCTCTGATGATCTGATCCGCTCCGCGCCCACGCAAAAAGCTACTGCTGCTGCCCTTGCAACAGTCACTTTAACCTCCTCCCTCCCGTCGCTTTACCACTTGCGTGCGTGGCGCATGCAACAACGTACTGTACCAGctgcttctctctctctctctctaaccGTACTGGAGGAGCGGAAGGGGCTGGTGGTGGAGTGAGTACAGAGACAGTACTGGTGGTCAGAGAGTTGCCGGCCTTGTTGGTTGCGGCCGGGAGGAGAAGAGGAGTGAGGTCGCGGGTCTCGACTCGACACAGGCCCCTGCCAAAAGCGATCCATGTCGCGGCTACCTTTGACTCCACACCACTCGACTCCCCCGCAGCAACACACAGGCACAGCTCTCAACTCTCCATTCCGTTCTAGTAGTAGCTAGTAGGAGTAGTAGTACTCGTATCCCGTGCCACCACACCAGCAAGCATCCCTCTTCTCCTTCCAATTCGCTGTGCAGGCGTCGTCGCCTTCATCCAGCAGACCagccctgccgccgccccctggCCTATAAAAGCGCACGCCCACCCCCTCTCCTCCAACCGCCTCGCCTCGATCGCACCGCAGCCTGCCGTCCCAAAGAAACCGAAGCaatccaccaccaccaccactcgCACACACTCTCCGCAGAAGAGAAGAGGAGATCGATCGATCGACACCAACCAGCCCAGCAGACCAACGAAGATGCTGCGGATGGAGGTAGCGGAgtccggcagcggcggcgtggcCGCGGCGGTCGCGGAGTCGGCGTCCCCCGCGCCGTCGGAGGCGGCGATGGCGGTGTACGAGCGGGTGGCGCGGATGGCGAGCGGGAACGCGGTGGTGGTGTTCAGCGCCAGCGGCTGCTGCATGTGCCACGTGGTGAAGCGCCTGCTCCTGGGCCTGGGCGTCGGCCCCACGGTGTACGAGCTCGACCAGctcgggggcggctcgggcgggagGGAGATCCAGGCGGCGCTGGCGCAGCTGCTCCCGCCGGGGCAGCCGGCGGTGCCGGTGGTGTTCGTGGGCGGGCGGCTCCTGGGCGGCGTGGAGAAGGTGATGGCCTGCCACATCAACGGCACGCTCGTCCCGCTTCTCAAGCAGGCCGGCGCGCTCTGGCTCTgaagaggcgaggcgaggcgggcGGCCCTGGCGGCGGACGTCGGCGACGTGCCAGATCTGATCAAGTGACGGTTAATTTCTTGCGATCGGTGGGTGTTAGTGGGGAGGGAGTTGTAGATACAATTAACCGGCCGGCGTACGTCTTCAGTTGCCGTGCCACTACTACCTTATTTACCTGGAGTTTTCTACTTTCTGATCTCTGATGATCAATGCTGGGTGTTGTTCTCATCTGCTACTACTAGCTAGCTAGGGGAAAAAACAAGAGTGCCTCGATGTCACCCGCTTTCAGCTCACTCTCGGTGGCTGTGATGATGATGCAATTTGGTGACCCAGTACGTGGCTTTAATCTCGCCTCCTGTGACTTGCACTGCATACCCTTGATGTTGCCGAGTGTACTGTAATCCTCTGAATTCCATGTCCAACCATGCGTATCTGTCTATGTGGAAGGGGAACGATGATCTTGAGATGTATACGCACGTACTGACGTAGACATCTATATATCTATACATGTacagggaaaaagaaaaaaagaagtagTACCTATATACAGTATAGCTTGGTATTGGTAGTAATACAGTGCTTACTCTTGCAGGAAACTGTGGAGGGCAGAAATCTGCTGCAAGAGAGGTGCGTATACTTGTGTGTTTGTGATGAGGGTAGTAGGTTGATGCGCGGAGCGTCCGGTCCGGTCAAAGTGACGTGTAGGCGCGGCTGCTTTACTTTGGGCAGCACCGTACCGCAGCAGGCCATCAGCATGCGTGGTGCCGCAGTGGTGTGCGATCAGATGAGCGAGGCGAGGCAGCGCATGCGAaaggaagagaggagggagagaccGGCCGGGCGACGCCTGCATCTCCGCAGACCCTAGCCTGCCTGTATCCCTATCCCTGCACACATCTCAGTCCAGCAGTCCAGAGCCCAGGCCCGTCCTGCCATCACCGCTGCCGGCCTACGTTGCCGTCGTCATGGTCTCGCTTCAGAGGCGTTACGTTTCAACAACCAGCATCGCCGCCTCTGCTTCGTCACGCACCCGTTTCCGATCAATCCTAGACGTACGTTGCCATACATCTGTTTCAAGTTTCCATCCAACCCAAAACACCTCATGATCGTTTCGTAGTTTGTATGCTTGCAGCCTGAGTAGACTTGTATTCTTCTACTGTATCAATAGAAACACCAATTAAGTCGTCACTGAGCCATGCCGTTGCCTTCCGATCATTTCTTCTTTCTGCTACCTGCATCTGCGGCCTAGATGCTGGCTTCATTACCCGACAGGTTGTTCAAAACAAGACTGATTTTCCCGTCGAAAACAAGACCCAACTTTTTTTCATATATATGCAAGAAACGACATGGTCGACGCGGAAGAAACACACAACAAGTTCAGGTATCGCTCATAACATGGATAGAACGAAGTGCCCCCTGGATTGGACTGGAATTTAGCGAAGTGCCCCCTGGCTGTCTCTTTGGTCTCCCCTTGTCGTCTCCTCCGGTGCtcacgccgccggccgccgccttccGCCCCCGCCGGAAGCGCAGGACCCGACCCCACGATCCGATCCATCTCTCTACTACCCTGCTCCCCGAGCGCTCGAATCGCCAGTGTCTTTCAGCCTCGAGAGCCGACCAAACCGCCGGTGATCTTCATCGGTTTTCCGGTCTGTGAGGATGCCATCACCTCGTCACGCTCGACCAGCCGCCACTGGACTACGTCGTAGTCGTGTCCACGCGCTTCGCCCCCGCGAACCTCACGGCGGTGGGGAGTGGGGACGCTCCACTACGCCGGCGCCACGGCGGGGGCACCGGGACCGCTGCCGGCAGGACCGCCGGGGCAGTACGACTGGTCCGCGAACCAGGCGCCGTCGTTCCAGTGGAACCTCACGGCCAGCGCGGCGCGGCCAAACCCAACGTTGAGGACGCTGGTGCTTGCGAGCTCGTCGACCGCCGTCGCTGAAAGGCGGCGTGTCGCTCGTCGTCCCCCACACGCCGCTCGAGCTCGCGGACAACAGCAACATCGCCAACCCATCGAGTGGGACGCCCGTCGTCAGGCTCAACCTGCACGAGTTCGTCGAGGTGGTGTTCCAGAACACGGAGAGCGAGCTTCAGTCGTGGCACCGAGAGCAAGCAAGCAACATACAGTTCAGGCTCAAGAACATGGCTCTGAATCCTGAACATTGTATCAAGGTAACTGCACTGAACATTGGAATCCTGAACACTGTGTTCAGGAAACTGAACTGTACATTGGCAATTGTTTGTTGGCATCAGCCATCAGGTGTAGCCGCACGGCGATTTTTGTGTCCCTGGACAGCCAGGGGATGTGGAATCAGAGGCCTGCGAGCTAGGCTCGGCAATACCTCGGCCAGCAGATCTACCTCAGGGTACGGTGTGGACGCCGCCGGAGCAGAGCTTCTCCAACGAGTACGGCAGCCCGCCCAACGCCTTACTCTTGCAGAGCCATTGACCTTCCACACTGGTTAAGATATTCTCAAGCATTCCCACCCAAACAATTCAACTTGAGCTCCTCAGTTTTCCAGTTTGATGGCTGACCGCAAACGCAACCCTGTGGGCATTCAGCTTGTGCCTGAGCCAGGAGCAAATCAACCCATTTAAGATTAACTGATATTGTTGGATGACACAAAAGAGAGGAAGGTCAATAAGTATCAGATAGCCTGGAGCCTCAGATCAGAGGTATGCCATTAAGACATCAACATTAGCAAAAGAATTCTACTCAGATCACACAccatctctcttctctctctcctggAAGCTCATGTCCGGGGAAGGTCAGGCCTGTTATTCGTAACTGGGCTGTTGAGTGAGCCTGGAGCCCTACTACTCTCTCTGGGTCGCTCATCAGTGATTACTAGTAGCATACAGCTGCTTGTTCAGCTGGCTCAGGCAAGAGGACGCGTCCAATAAGCGTCTCCTTTTCTTTACCGTTCCCAGGCTACACGTCAGCCCCTTTGAGCACTGAGCTGCCTGAGCAGCCAGCGAAGCGGTGTGACCAAGCGTCTTAAGAAAACGGTTAACCTTAACCCGCCCCGCCCCTGAAAAGAGGAGAAACGATCTGATCTGACGGGGATTACTCTGAATCTCGCGGATCGCGACGGCTTTGGACCGGACGCCTGTCCTCTTCCCTGCTCAGGCGTTTTCAGCGTGTGCTGGTGTCA is part of the Panicum hallii strain FIL2 chromosome 2, PHallii_v3.1, whole genome shotgun sequence genome and encodes:
- the LOC112883230 gene encoding glutaredoxin-C9-like, which produces MAVYERVARMASGNAVVVFSASGCCMCHVVKRLLLGLGVGPTVYELDQLGGGSGGREIQAALAQLLPPGQPAVPVVFVGGRLLGGVEKVMACHINGTLVPLLKQAGALWL